Within the Paenibacillus sp. AN1007 genome, the region ATCACGTCTTGGGCATACTGGATCGCTTCCTGCCGTGGATCATCTAAAGCAGAGCGAAGTACGATCAGGAATTCGTCACCGCCAAGTCGGACCGTAATGCCATGCTCATGACTCAGAGCGGTAAGACGTTGAGCTACTTTTTGAAGCAGTATATCTCCGGTCTGATGCCCAAGCGTATCATTCACACTCTTGAAACCATCCAGATCCAGATAGAGAAAAGTAAGTGTGTGATCCTCACTTTCCATTTCAAGTGACTCCTCAAGATACACTTCAAGCGCTGTACGATTCTTCAATCCGGTAAGCTGATCATAATGTGCCAAATTTTGCATAACAACCAGTTCCGAGTCCTTATCCAGAATGGAAGATAACATGTTGCGCAGCGAACGTGACAATGCTTCAATCTCCGTTATGCCTTTATTCTCAGGGATATCTACATTCTCTCCAGCACCGAGACGGTCTGCAACTCTGGTCAGCCGAACCAGCGGGGCCGAGATCTTTCTGGATAGAAGCCAGCCAATCAGTGCAAACAGCAGTGTCACAATGAAACCTGAACATATGTTAAACCACATCAGATCCATAACAGAAGCAAATGCAGTCGATTGGACCTGTCGAATAACGATCGTCCACCCTAGTCCCGGATAATCTTTATACCCCTGACTATACGCAAATCCAGTAACATAATCTTTTCCATCCGGCCACTTCTCGCTTGACCAGCCGATTTTGCTCTTATGGCCTTCACCTATTCGATCCAATTCAAGGGGTTTACCTAACCAATCTTTGGGGCCGAGCAGAACCGTGTGCTCTTTCCTGCTAACGATAAAGAATTCAAGATCCTTCTCATCCCGTTCTAACGGAACGAGCACGGAGGACTCGACCTCCTTGGCCCATGCCCAGCTGAGATGTGCTGCTAATACACCACGAATCTGACCGCGGCTGTCCAATAGCGGAAAGCTGATATCCACGAACTGCAGCGGCTCGCCGGACGGGTTGGGCAGCAGTTTGGCCAGCAGCACCGCATTATGTACATCTCCAA harbors:
- a CDS encoding diguanylate cyclase, with amino-acid sequence MSFKLRTVLTVIFAVLSLLVILTIGSLFSQKSFDAVETEIGHSLESTAAQAADKLDRFMYARSGEMDLLGSMASLNDQFKPADIQILLDQLQNSFPSFSWVGFIDPKGKVLAATDGILLGKNLSERPVFQEGIKGKFIGDVHNAVLLAKLLPNPSGEPLQFVDISFPLLDSRGQIRGVLAAHLSWAWAKEVESSVLVPLERDEKDLEFFIVSRKEHTVLLGPKDWLGKPLELDRIGEGHKSKIGWSSEKWPDGKDYVTGFAYSQGYKDYPGLGWTIVIRQVQSTAFASVMDLMWFNICSGFIVTLLFALIGWLLSRKISAPLVRLTRVADRLGAGENVDIPENKGITEIEALSRSLRNMLSSILDKDSELVVMQNLAHYDQLTGLKNRTALEVYLEESLEMESEDHTLTFLYLDLDGFKSVNDTLGHQTGDILLQKVAQRLTALSHEHGITVRLGGDEFLIVLRSALDDPRQEAIQYAQDVIQSLNKPFIIEYERVHIGCSIGGAEYPTNSTNPSDIIRMADEALYRSKRAGKNRVTFYSELDETP